One window of Microbacterium sediminis genomic DNA carries:
- the fdhD gene encoding formate dehydrogenase accessory sulfurtransferase FdhD, protein MGRITQRRPVTRISLGHGATRRPDTLAVEEPLEIRVLGQPLAVTMRTPGHDVELAAGFLVSEGVVRTGADFRTAIHCGGPGTGGVENTYNVLDVALAPGVEPPSTDLTRNFYTTSSCGVCGKASIDAVRTVSAHDVSGDAFTIDARTIAGFPDALRERQEVFDRTGGLHAAALFDAETGELLVVREDVGRHNAVDKVVGWAVLNDRLPLRRHVLQVSGRASFELVQKALMAGIPMLSAVSAPSSLAVELAEEGGLTLVGFVRGDHLNVYAGVERVVAPVPVTG, encoded by the coding sequence ACGCTCGCCGTCGAGGAGCCGCTCGAGATCCGCGTGCTGGGGCAGCCGCTCGCCGTCACCATGCGCACGCCGGGGCACGACGTGGAGCTCGCGGCCGGCTTCCTCGTCTCCGAGGGCGTGGTGCGCACGGGGGCGGACTTCCGCACCGCGATCCACTGCGGCGGTCCCGGCACCGGCGGCGTGGAGAACACGTACAACGTGCTCGACGTGGCGCTCGCTCCCGGCGTAGAGCCTCCGAGCACCGATCTCACGCGGAACTTCTACACGACCAGCTCGTGCGGCGTGTGCGGCAAGGCCTCGATCGACGCGGTGCGCACCGTCTCGGCGCACGATGTGTCCGGTGACGCGTTCACGATCGACGCGCGCACGATCGCCGGCTTCCCCGATGCCCTCCGCGAGCGCCAGGAGGTGTTCGACCGGACGGGCGGGCTGCACGCGGCCGCGCTGTTCGACGCCGAGACCGGCGAGCTCCTCGTGGTGCGCGAGGACGTGGGCCGCCACAACGCCGTCGACAAGGTCGTCGGCTGGGCGGTGCTCAACGACCGGCTGCCGCTGCGCCGCCACGTGCTGCAGGTGTCGGGCCGCGCGAGCTTCGAGCTCGTGCAGAAGGCGCTCATGGCGGGGATCCCGATGCTCTCGGCCGTCTCGGCGCCGTCCTCGCTCGCGGTCGAGCTCGCCGAGGAGGGCGGGCTCACGCTGGTCGGCTTCGTCCGCGGCGATCACCTGAACGTCTACGCGGGCGTCGAGCGGGTCGTCGCCCCGGTACCCGTGACCGGCTGA
- a CDS encoding NUDIX hydrolase, which translates to MTEPVASAREQLRALAGDPAFAQPWGDFSFGRDDRPAAVLVLFGVLDARRADRDAPAVSRDLDVLLLSRATTLRSHAGQVAFPGGRIDPGDAGPVEAALREAVEETGLDPTGVEVLGTLPEVPLPYSLHRVTPVLGWWARPTPVRVVDEGESSSVFRAPVAELLDPANRYTTRLRRDEAEHRGPAWLLQIDGQERLVWGFTAIILDTLFTRLGWTEPWDPERVIDL; encoded by the coding sequence GTGACGGAACCGGTGGCATCGGCTCGCGAGCAGCTCCGAGCGCTCGCCGGCGATCCCGCCTTCGCGCAGCCGTGGGGCGACTTCTCCTTCGGCCGCGACGACCGGCCGGCCGCGGTCCTCGTGCTCTTCGGGGTGCTCGACGCGCGGCGCGCCGATCGCGACGCGCCGGCCGTCTCGCGCGACCTCGACGTGCTGCTGCTCTCGCGCGCCACGACGCTGCGCAGCCACGCGGGCCAGGTGGCGTTCCCCGGCGGACGCATCGATCCCGGCGACGCCGGCCCCGTCGAGGCGGCGCTGCGCGAGGCCGTCGAGGAGACGGGGCTCGACCCCACCGGCGTCGAGGTGCTCGGCACCCTCCCCGAGGTGCCGCTGCCCTACTCGCTGCACCGCGTCACGCCGGTGCTGGGCTGGTGGGCGCGGCCCACGCCGGTGCGCGTGGTCGACGAGGGCGAGTCGTCGTCGGTGTTCCGCGCGCCCGTCGCCGAGCTGCTGGACCCGGCCAACCGCTACACGACGCGGCTGCGGCGCGATGAGGCGGAGCACCGCGGTCCCGCCTGGCTGCTGCAGATCGACGGCCAGGAGCGCCTCGTGTGGGGCTTCACGGCGATCATCCTCGACACGCTGTTCACGCGCCTGGGCTGGACGGAGCCGTGGGACCCGGAGCGCGTCATCGACCTCTGA